The following coding sequences lie in one Miscanthus floridulus cultivar M001 chromosome 9, ASM1932011v1, whole genome shotgun sequence genomic window:
- the LOC136481108 gene encoding uncharacterized protein translates to MGGGDADAVRRVERARCEDLVPHTHYDSTDDTRDTFDSLIKNLQAQLVEVEREKEELRGQRDAAFTREKKATEIAEKAKTEWKKNHETLSKNLETMEARVKKAEEGEYDRRRACNLKQDELEKVEAAEKILARAEQIRAGADRDLLQAMTTTRDHAALAVVKSELQDLQDAAEPILGMFPPEGDESMSLLDRMNVTPGRIKQYMRELAHSVVAGILTIVRLHLPSSDLKIVKSGPLADTRQ, encoded by the exons ATGGGTGGCGGCGATGCGGATGCGGTCCGCCGCGTCGAGCGCGCCCGCTGCGAG GATCTTGTTCC CCACACACACTACGACTCAACTGATGACACAAGAG ACACCTTTGATTCGCTCATAAAG AATCTTCAAGCGCAACTTGTCGAAGTCGAGCGTGAAAAAGAAGAGCTCCGAGGGCAGCGTGACGCCGCCTTTACTCGCGAGAAGAAGGCCACTGAAATAGCCGAGAAGGCTAAGACCGAGTGGAAGAAGAATCACGAAACTCTATCTAAGAATCTGGAGA CAATGGAGGCTCGGGTGAAGAAGGCGGAGGAGGGTGAGTACGACCGGCGGAGGGCCTGCAACCTCAAGCAAGATGAGCTGGAAAAGGTAGAAGCTGCTGAGAAAATCCTTGCAAGGGCAGAGCAAATCCGTGCCGGTGCTGACCGAGATCTTCTGCAGGCAATGACTACTACACGGGATCATGCTGCCTTGGCTGTAGTCAAGTCTGAGTTACAAGATCTCCAGGATGCAGCCGAGCCTATACTCGGCATGTTCCCACCTGAAGGTGATGAGAGCATGTCGCTGCTTGATCGGATGAATGTGACGCCTGGGAGAATCAAGCAGTATATGCGAGAGCTGGCTCACAGTGTGGTGGCTGGCATACTGACGATCGTCCGCCTACATCTGCCGTCAAGCGACCTTAAGATAGTCAAGAGTGGACCACTAGCGGATACCAGACAGTGA